One Malania oleifera isolate guangnan ecotype guangnan chromosome 10, ASM2987363v1, whole genome shotgun sequence genomic region harbors:
- the LOC131166905 gene encoding cyclic dof factor 3-like: MSGVRDPAIKLFGRKIPVPERKIPVDSPEKPDPLLRVPAVSELDDCCGAMKTEVEDPLVEESIKKNDPSDLDEDENNDETPTQENKASVSHKPEEDQSGEIDSGGQEKFLKKPDKVLPCPRCNSLDTKFCYFNNYNVNQPRHFCKNCQRYWTAGGTMRNVPVGAGRRKNKHASSLLRQCDKIPLTQVGMLDSACHQVSPASSRPAKVTGEVLKFGRETPLCESMAAVLNLKDQKGVQIGSVALAENGGELSSSSSTMTSNTLLDNELPEKEMEKDVLPGQYNNFTPHPLQGYPGPPWAYPWNPAWNGMAFRSDSSNPSPVQWGSPPLLAVPGFCSPGINFPFLPPSYWGCMPGWDSRKCNMSLIGSTSCLSTSSSTSNSGCLSNGSPTLGKHSRDANLQSEEKAEKFLWVPKTLRIDDPNEAAKSSIWATLGIKADKSEPIIKGGIFKAFQPKTESSGNTSDADQVLQANPAAVSRSQTFQEST, translated from the exons ATGTCTGGGGTCAGAGATCCGGCTATCAAGCTCTTCGGGAGGAAGATTCCGGTGCCGGAGAGGAAGATTCCGGTGGATTCTCCGGAGAAACCCGATCCCCTGCTTCGGGTTCCGGCCGTATCTGAGCTG gATGACTGTTGTGGGGCAATGAAAACTGAAGTTGAGGATCCCCTTGTAGAAGagtctataaaaaaaaatgacccCTCTGACTTGGAtgaagatgaaaataatgatgaaaCTCCTACACAGGAAAATAAGGCTTCTGTTAGTCATAAGCCTGAGGAAGACCAAAGTGGTGAAATTGATTCAGGTGGCCAGGAGAAGTTTCTTAAAAAGCCAGACAAGGTTCTCCCATGTCCTCGCTGCAATAGCTTAGACACAAAATTTTGCTACTTCAACAATTACAACGTTAACCAACCTAGACACTTCTGCAAGAATTGCCAGAGATATTGGACAGCTGGGGGAACAATGAGAAATGTTCCTGTTGGGGCTGGAAGGCGCAAGAATAAGCACGCATCCTCACTGCTTCGTCAGTGTGACAAAATACCATTGACACAGGTTGGCATGCTTGATTCTGCCTGTCACCAGGTTTCCCCAGCCTCTTCAAGGCCTGCCAAGGTAACTGGGGAAGTTCTGAAGTTTGGCAGAGAGACACCCCTATGTGAATCCATGGCAGCTGTACTCAATCTCAAAGACCAGAAGGGTGTCCAAATAGGTTCTGTGGCTCTTGCAGAAAATGGTGGGGAGCTCTCTTCGTCCAGCTCCACTATGACATCCAATACTTTACTGGATAATGAGCTGCCggaaaaggaaatggaaaagGATGTTTTGCCAGGACAATACAATAATTTTACTCCACATCCGCTGCAGGGTTACCCTGGTCCTCCATGGGCTTACCCTTGGAACCCTGCTTGGAATGGAATGGCATTTAGATCTGATAGCAGCAATCCAAGTCCGGTGCAATGGGGCTCTCCACCTTTGTTGGCAGTACCAGGATTTTGCTCACCAGGTATCAATTTCCCATTTTTGCCCCCCTCATACTGGGGTTGCATGCCTGGCTGGGACAGTAGAAAATGTAACATGTCATTGATTGGATCAACTAGTTGTCTGTCCACTTCATCTTCTACTAGCAACAGTGGCTGTTTGAGTAATGGTTCGCCAACCTTGGGGAAACATTCGAGGGATGCGAATTTGCAGTCAGAAGAAAAAGCAGAAAAGTTTCTCTGGGTACCAAAGACATTGAGAATTGATGACCCTAATGAAGCTGCAAAGAGTTCTATATGGGCTACTTTGGGCATTAAGGCTGATAAGAGCGAACCAATTATTAAAGGTGGTATTTTTAAAGCTTTCCAACCCAAAACAGAGAGCAGTGGCAATACCTCTGATGCTGACCAGGTTTTACAAGCAAACCCAGCAGCTGTGTCTCGCTCTCAAACATTTCAGGAGAGCACATAA